In Sphingomonas psychrotolerans, the following proteins share a genomic window:
- a CDS encoding FkbM family methyltransferase: protein MTLKSAARNFAEKFGLHVIRQSQNPLHHYLGLGDFPFTTIFDIGANEGQFAREARRRFPSSKLYCFEPVDAAYAKLKSWCDADGNAVPVHIALGDSAGSVEMAVHPHHTPSSSLLKTTDISHDLYPVTKDQSSQSVEIQRLDDFVSGLKDDIGDNLLLKLDVQGFEAAVLRGAPGTIARANGIITEICLESLYEGQSTFEEVLDLARAGGMSYSGNLNQVYGEGGKVLYIDAVFLRQ, encoded by the coding sequence ATGACTTTGAAGAGTGCCGCGCGCAATTTCGCAGAGAAATTCGGTCTTCACGTTATCAGGCAATCGCAAAACCCGCTTCATCACTATCTTGGGCTCGGCGATTTCCCTTTCACGACGATCTTCGATATCGGCGCAAACGAAGGTCAATTCGCGCGAGAAGCTCGTCGTCGCTTCCCTTCGAGCAAACTATATTGTTTCGAGCCGGTGGACGCCGCTTATGCGAAGCTCAAAAGCTGGTGCGATGCCGACGGCAACGCCGTTCCGGTTCATATTGCCTTAGGTGATTCTGCTGGGTCGGTCGAGATGGCGGTTCATCCACATCATACACCATCCTCTTCGTTGCTTAAGACAACGGATATTTCGCACGATCTGTATCCGGTAACCAAGGATCAGTCTTCACAGTCTGTGGAGATTCAGCGCCTCGATGACTTCGTTTCAGGATTGAAGGACGATATCGGCGATAACCTGCTGTTGAAGCTGGACGTTCAGGGTTTCGAAGCCGCTGTGCTGCGCGGCGCTCCTGGCACGATCGCCCGTGCGAACGGCATCATCACCGAAATATGCCTCGAATCCCTCTACGAGGGTCAGAGCACCTTCGAGGAGGTCCTGGATTTGGCGCGCGCCGGTGGCATGAGCTACTCCGGAAACCTCAACCAGGTTTATGGCGAGGGTGGAAAAGTCTTGTACATTGACGCAGTCTTTCTTCGCCAATGA